A DNA window from Bombus huntii isolate Logan2020A chromosome 10, iyBomHunt1.1, whole genome shotgun sequence contains the following coding sequences:
- the LOC126870028 gene encoding vinculin isoform X6: MFSRAAKMPVFHTKTIESILEPVAQQVSRLVILHEEAEDGNAMPDLGRPVQAVSMAVANLVKVGKETINSSDDALLKQDMPAALQRVEGASRLLEEASAMLKQDPYSGPARKKLIEGSRGILQGTSSLLLCFDESEVRKIIRECKRVLDYLAVTEVIETMEDLVHFLKNLSPCLSKVSKEVSAREKELTHQVHREILVRCLEQVKTLAPILICSMKIFIHIISQGSKGAEEAAENRNYLAGRMSDELNEIIRVLQLTTYDEEEWDADQLTVLKKAQSAIESRIRAAYDWLDDGLALRGGVGEKSLRQIVEQAQRLAERYLPPSQAEPLQKLTSQIVTMTNALCELRQNEKGTTPQAEALARGIKEKTNELRNAIASAIEAADKSGTTQTAHTVAGRLEQANKWLLNPQHDDKGLGQRAIALIIHEGKKVAEGLPGIHKAEILQLCDEVDNLSHQLGDLCAHGQGNTPRAQEIARQLSHKLYELKNRIQQAVVSRVVEDFIDITTPLKQFTDAVLAPEGTLGRDQNFNDKTHALQTFSNRAAKTARMVAAGGSGGNKKLAEALTASASQVESLTPQLINAGRIRMTYPDSKAADEHFENLRQQYAETMQRARALCDEATDSGDFIRTSEEQMQKHSFLCEEAIAKSHPQKMVDNTAAIARLANRVILVAKQESDNSEDPAFIQRVNQATDILQNSVAPMVQDAKLVAININDSNAVSRWRESNRALLSNVGQVRKAIIIQPDLIPPPEVSQLHLNDEKQLPSRQYNYFIDKVGEPLRNQPSPSNLCVVSSNLNTNKPQHRSISPLPKWAREGDNPDLLYQELASDNELEKSVHDGVGYYYDYGNNDEVVPPRPPLPGGDIPPPRPPPPETDDEDEMFMHAPQPNQPIMMAAHGLHQEVRQWSSKDNEIIAAAKKMAILMGRLSGLVRGEGGNKRDLIACAKAIAEASQEVTRLAKELARECTDKRIRTNLLQVCERIPTIGTQLKILSTVKATMLGAQETLPTWEELMLYGTEEDQEATDMLVGNAQNLMQSVKETVRAAECASIKIRTASGMKLRWVRRQPWYQY, encoded by the exons ATGTTTTCGCgt GCAGCTAAGATGCCGGTATTTCATACAAAAACCATAGAAAGTATCCTCGAGCCTGTTGCACAGCag GTTTCGAGACTTGTCATCTTACATGAAGAAGCTGAAGATGGAAATGCAATGCCTGATTTGGGAAGGCCTGTGCAAGCAGTTAGTATGGCAGTGGCAAATCTTGTTAAG GTAGGaaaagaaacaattaattCTTCTGATGATGCTTTGCTTAAACAAGATATGCCTGCTGCTTTACAACGAGTTGAAGGAGCTTCACGTCTCTTGGAAGAGGCATCGGCTATGTTAAAACAAGACCCATATTCTGGACCAGCTAG GAAAAAGTTAATAGAAGGTTCACGTGGGATCCTTCAAGGAACTAGTTCCTTACTTTTGTGCTTTGATGAAAGTGAAGTACGTAAAATTATTAGGGAATGCAAAAGAGTATTAGATTATTTGGCAGTAACAGAAGTTATTGAAACAATGGAAGATTTGGttcattttcttaaaaatttaagTCCTTGTCTCAGCAAAGTATCGAAAGAAGTGAGTGCTCGTGAAAAAGAACTAACTCATCAAGTACATAGAGAAATTCTGGTACGCTGCTTAGAGCAA gTAAAAACACTTGCACCAATTCTCATCTGctctatgaaaatatttattcacatTATTTCTCAAGGAAGTAAAGGAGCAGAAGAAGCAGCTGAAAATCGTAACTATTTAGCTGGCAGAATGTCAGatgaattaaatgaaattattaggGTATTGCAACTTACTACATATGATGAAGAAGAATGGGATGCTGATCAGTTAACA GTATTAAAGAAAGCACAAAGTGCTATAGAATCTAGGATAAGAGCTGCTTATGATTGGTTAGATGACGGACTTGCTTTGCGAGGTGGAGTAGGGGAAAAGAGTCTTCGTCAAATAGTTGAACAAGCACAACGATTGGCAGAAAGATATCTCCCGCCTTCACAGGCAGAACCATTGCAAAAATTAACTTCACAAATTGTTACTATGACCAATGCACTTTGTGAATTAAGACAGAATGAAAAAG gAACTACACCGCAAGCGGAAGCTTTAGCGCGTggtataaaagaaaaaacaaacgaACTTCGCAATGCTATTGCCTCTGCTATAGAAGCTGCTGATAAATCTGGTACCACGCAAACTGCTCACACAGTTGCAGGTCGTCTAGAACAAGCGAATAAATGGCTTCTTAATCCACAACATGATGATAAAGGACTTGGTCAGAGAGCTATAGCTTTAATTATACACGAAGGAAAAAAg GTTGCCGAAGGTCTACCAGGAATACATAAAGCAGAAATTCTACAACTTTGCGATGAAGTTGACAATCTCTCTCATCAACTTGGAGATTTATGCGCTCATGGTCAAGGGAACACACCTCGTGCCCAAGAAATCGCTCGTCAATTGTCGCATAAGCTGTATGAACTGAAAAATAGAATACAACAAGCCGTTGTGTCGAGAGTAGTCGAAGATTTCATCGATATAACGACGCCTTTAAAACAATTTACGGACGCTGTATTAGCTCCGGAAGGCACTTTAGGTCGCGATCAAAATTTCAATGATAAAACCCATGCTCTTCAAACATTTTCCAATAGGGCAGCAAAAACAGCCAGAATGGTGGCTGCTGGTG GTAGTGGAGGTAACAAAAAATTGGCAGAAGCGTTAACTGCAAGTGCTTCGCAAGTTGAATCTTTAACACCACAATTAATTAATGCTGGACGAATTCGAATGACTTATCCAGACAGTAAAGCTGCGGAtgaacattttgaaaatttgcgACAGCAATATGCAGAAACAATGCAGAGAGCACGTGCATTATGCGATGAAGCAACTGATAGTGGGGATTTCATTAGAACTTCTGAAGAACAAATGCAAAAGCATTCGTTCCTATGTGAGGAAGCTATAGCAAAAAGTCATCCACAAAAAATGGTTGACAATACAGCTGCCATTGCTAGATTGGCTAACAGAGTAATACTTGTGGCAAAACAAGAAAGTGATAATAGCGAGGATCCTGCGTTCATTCAAAGAGTGAATCAAGCTACAGACATTCTCCAAAATA GTGTTGCTCCGATGGTCCAAGATGCAAAGTTAGTTGCGATTAATATTAACGATAGTAATGCAGTTTCTCGTTGGAGAGAAAGTAACCGCGCA CTTTTGTCTAATGTTGGACAAGTCCGTAAAGCTATCATAATTCAACCAGATCTAATACCCCCACCAGAGGTATCGCAATTACATCTTAATGATG AAAAACAATTGCCAAGCCGTCAATATAATTACTTCATAGACAAAG TTGGTGAACCTTTAAGAAATCAACCATCGCCAAGCAATTTATGTGTCGTCAGCTCCAATTTAAACACAAATAAACCTCAACATCGCTCTATCAGCCCATTACCAAAGTGGGCACGTGAAG gAGATAACCCTGATCTCTTATATCAAGAACTGGCTTCTGACAACGAGTTAGAAAAATCAGTTCACGATGGAG TAGGCTACTACTATGATTATGGTAATAATGATG AAGTCGTCCCACCGCGTCCACCTCTGCCTGGTGGAGATATTCCGCCTCCACGACCTCCACCACCGGAAACGGATGATGAGGATGAAATGTTTATGCACGCACCGCAGCCTAATCAGCCTATAATG ATGGCTGCTCATGGCTTACACCAAGAAGTACGACAATGGTCAAGCAAAGACAATGAAATTATTGCTGCTGCGAAGAAAATGGCTATTTTAATGGGTCGATTATCAGGTTTAGTTAGAGGAGAAGGTGGTAATAAACGGGATCTGATCGCATGTGCTAAGGCCATTGCAGAAGCTTCTCAGGAAGTAACTCGTTTAGCTAAGGAATTAGCTAGAGAATGTACCGACAAACGTATTCGTact AATCTCCTTCAAGTTTGTGAACGAATACCTACTATAGGTacacaattaaaaatattatctaCAGTGAAAGCTACAATGCTAGGTGCACAAG AGACGCTCCCCACCTGGGAAGAGTTGATGCTTTATG GTACAGAAGAAGATCAGGAAGCAACAGACATGTTAGTTGGAAATGCTCAAAATCTTATGCAAAGCGTAAAAGAAACTGTTCGTGCTGCAGAATGTGCCAGTATAAAGATTCGTACCGCATCTGGTATGAAATTACGCTGGGTGCGACGACAGCCTTGGTATCAGTactaa
- the LOC126870028 gene encoding vinculin isoform X19 produces MFSRAAKMPVFHTKTIESILEPVAQQVSRLVILHEEAEDGNAMPDLGRPVQAVSMAVANLVKVGKETINSSDDALLKQDMPAALQRVEGASRLLEEASAMLKQDPYSGPARKKLIEGSRGILQGTSSLLLCFDESEVRKIIRECKRVLDYLAVTEVIETMEDLVHFLKNLSPCLSKVSKEVSAREKELTHQVHREILVRCLEQVKTLAPILICSMKIFIHIISQGSKGAEEAAENRNYLAGRMSDELNEIIRVLQLTTYDEEEWDADQLTVLKKAQSAIESRIRAAYDWLDDGLALRGGVGEKSLRQIVEQAQRLAERYLPPSQAEPLQKLTSQIVTMTNALCELRQNEKGTTPQAEALARGIKEKTNELRNAIASAIEAADKSGTTQTAHTVAGRLEQANKWLLNPQHDDKGLGQRAIALIIHEGKKNQQHVASVAEGLPGIHKAEILQLCDEVDNLSHQLGDLCAHGQGNTPRAQEIARQLSHKLYELKNRIQQAVVSRVVEDFIDITTPLKQFTDAVLAPEGTLGRDQNFNDKTHALQTFSNRAAKTARMVAAGGSGGNKKLAEALTASASQVESLTPQLINAGRIRMTYPDSKAADEHFENLRQQYAETMQRARALCDEATDSGDFIRTSEEQMQKHSFLCEEAIAKSHPQKMVDNTAAIARLANRVILVAKQESDNSEDPAFIQRVNQATDILQNSVAPMVQDAKLVAININDSNAVSRWRESNRALLSNVGQVRKAIIIQPDLIPPPEVSQLHLNDEVVPPRPPLPGGDIPPPRPPPPETDDEDEMFMHAPQPNQPIMMAAHGLHQEVRQWSSKDNEIIAAAKKMAILMGRLSGLVRGEGGNKRDLIACAKAIAEASQEVTRLAKELARECTDKRIRTNLLQVCERIPTIGTQLKILSTVKATMLGAQETLPTWEELMLYGTEEDQEATDMLVGNAQNLMQSVKETVRAAECASIKIRTASGMKLRWVRRQPWYQY; encoded by the exons ATGTTTTCGCgt GCAGCTAAGATGCCGGTATTTCATACAAAAACCATAGAAAGTATCCTCGAGCCTGTTGCACAGCag GTTTCGAGACTTGTCATCTTACATGAAGAAGCTGAAGATGGAAATGCAATGCCTGATTTGGGAAGGCCTGTGCAAGCAGTTAGTATGGCAGTGGCAAATCTTGTTAAG GTAGGaaaagaaacaattaattCTTCTGATGATGCTTTGCTTAAACAAGATATGCCTGCTGCTTTACAACGAGTTGAAGGAGCTTCACGTCTCTTGGAAGAGGCATCGGCTATGTTAAAACAAGACCCATATTCTGGACCAGCTAG GAAAAAGTTAATAGAAGGTTCACGTGGGATCCTTCAAGGAACTAGTTCCTTACTTTTGTGCTTTGATGAAAGTGAAGTACGTAAAATTATTAGGGAATGCAAAAGAGTATTAGATTATTTGGCAGTAACAGAAGTTATTGAAACAATGGAAGATTTGGttcattttcttaaaaatttaagTCCTTGTCTCAGCAAAGTATCGAAAGAAGTGAGTGCTCGTGAAAAAGAACTAACTCATCAAGTACATAGAGAAATTCTGGTACGCTGCTTAGAGCAA gTAAAAACACTTGCACCAATTCTCATCTGctctatgaaaatatttattcacatTATTTCTCAAGGAAGTAAAGGAGCAGAAGAAGCAGCTGAAAATCGTAACTATTTAGCTGGCAGAATGTCAGatgaattaaatgaaattattaggGTATTGCAACTTACTACATATGATGAAGAAGAATGGGATGCTGATCAGTTAACA GTATTAAAGAAAGCACAAAGTGCTATAGAATCTAGGATAAGAGCTGCTTATGATTGGTTAGATGACGGACTTGCTTTGCGAGGTGGAGTAGGGGAAAAGAGTCTTCGTCAAATAGTTGAACAAGCACAACGATTGGCAGAAAGATATCTCCCGCCTTCACAGGCAGAACCATTGCAAAAATTAACTTCACAAATTGTTACTATGACCAATGCACTTTGTGAATTAAGACAGAATGAAAAAG gAACTACACCGCAAGCGGAAGCTTTAGCGCGTggtataaaagaaaaaacaaacgaACTTCGCAATGCTATTGCCTCTGCTATAGAAGCTGCTGATAAATCTGGTACCACGCAAACTGCTCACACAGTTGCAGGTCGTCTAGAACAAGCGAATAAATGGCTTCTTAATCCACAACATGATGATAAAGGACTTGGTCAGAGAGCTATAGCTTTAATTATACACGAAGGAAAAAAg AATCAGCAACACGTAGCAAGC GTTGCCGAAGGTCTACCAGGAATACATAAAGCAGAAATTCTACAACTTTGCGATGAAGTTGACAATCTCTCTCATCAACTTGGAGATTTATGCGCTCATGGTCAAGGGAACACACCTCGTGCCCAAGAAATCGCTCGTCAATTGTCGCATAAGCTGTATGAACTGAAAAATAGAATACAACAAGCCGTTGTGTCGAGAGTAGTCGAAGATTTCATCGATATAACGACGCCTTTAAAACAATTTACGGACGCTGTATTAGCTCCGGAAGGCACTTTAGGTCGCGATCAAAATTTCAATGATAAAACCCATGCTCTTCAAACATTTTCCAATAGGGCAGCAAAAACAGCCAGAATGGTGGCTGCTGGTG GTAGTGGAGGTAACAAAAAATTGGCAGAAGCGTTAACTGCAAGTGCTTCGCAAGTTGAATCTTTAACACCACAATTAATTAATGCTGGACGAATTCGAATGACTTATCCAGACAGTAAAGCTGCGGAtgaacattttgaaaatttgcgACAGCAATATGCAGAAACAATGCAGAGAGCACGTGCATTATGCGATGAAGCAACTGATAGTGGGGATTTCATTAGAACTTCTGAAGAACAAATGCAAAAGCATTCGTTCCTATGTGAGGAAGCTATAGCAAAAAGTCATCCACAAAAAATGGTTGACAATACAGCTGCCATTGCTAGATTGGCTAACAGAGTAATACTTGTGGCAAAACAAGAAAGTGATAATAGCGAGGATCCTGCGTTCATTCAAAGAGTGAATCAAGCTACAGACATTCTCCAAAATA GTGTTGCTCCGATGGTCCAAGATGCAAAGTTAGTTGCGATTAATATTAACGATAGTAATGCAGTTTCTCGTTGGAGAGAAAGTAACCGCGCA CTTTTGTCTAATGTTGGACAAGTCCGTAAAGCTATCATAATTCAACCAGATCTAATACCCCCACCAGAGGTATCGCAATTACATCTTAATGATG AAGTCGTCCCACCGCGTCCACCTCTGCCTGGTGGAGATATTCCGCCTCCACGACCTCCACCACCGGAAACGGATGATGAGGATGAAATGTTTATGCACGCACCGCAGCCTAATCAGCCTATAATG ATGGCTGCTCATGGCTTACACCAAGAAGTACGACAATGGTCAAGCAAAGACAATGAAATTATTGCTGCTGCGAAGAAAATGGCTATTTTAATGGGTCGATTATCAGGTTTAGTTAGAGGAGAAGGTGGTAATAAACGGGATCTGATCGCATGTGCTAAGGCCATTGCAGAAGCTTCTCAGGAAGTAACTCGTTTAGCTAAGGAATTAGCTAGAGAATGTACCGACAAACGTATTCGTact AATCTCCTTCAAGTTTGTGAACGAATACCTACTATAGGTacacaattaaaaatattatctaCAGTGAAAGCTACAATGCTAGGTGCACAAG AGACGCTCCCCACCTGGGAAGAGTTGATGCTTTATG GTACAGAAGAAGATCAGGAAGCAACAGACATGTTAGTTGGAAATGCTCAAAATCTTATGCAAAGCGTAAAAGAAACTGTTCGTGCTGCAGAATGTGCCAGTATAAAGATTCGTACCGCATCTGGTATGAAATTACGCTGGGTGCGACGACAGCCTTGGTATCAGTactaa
- the LOC126870028 gene encoding vinculin isoform X16 produces the protein MFSRAAKMPVFHTKTIESILEPVAQQVSRLVILHEEAEDGNAMPDLGRPVQAVSMAVANLVKVGKETINSSDDALLKQDMPAALQRVEGASRLLEEASAMLKQDPYSGPARKKLIEGSRGILQGTSSLLLCFDESEVRKIIRECKRVLDYLAVTEVIETMEDLVHFLKNLSPCLSKVSKEVSAREKELTHQVHREILVRCLEQVKTLAPILICSMKIFIHIISQGSKGAEEAAENRNYLAGRMSDELNEIIRVLQLTTYDEEEWDADQLTVLKKAQSAIESRIRAAYDWLDDGLALRGGVGEKSLRQIVEQAQRLAERYLPPSQAEPLQKLTSQIVTMTNALCELRQNEKGTTPQAEALARGIKEKTNELRNAIASAIEAADKSGTTQTAHTVAGRLEQANKWLLNPQHDDKGLGQRAIALIIHEGKKNQQHVASVAEGLPGIHKAEILQLCDEVDNLSHQLGDLCAHGQGNTPRAQEIARQLSHKLYELKNRIQQAVVSRVVEDFIDITTPLKQFTDAVLAPEGTLGRDQNFNDKTHALQTFSNRAAKTARMVAAGGSGGNKKLAEALTASASQVESLTPQLINAGRIRMTYPDSKAADEHFENLRQQYAETMQRARALCDEATDSGDFIRTSEEQMQKHSFLCEEAIAKSHPQKMVDNTAAIARLANRVILVAKQESDNSEDPAFIQRVNQATDILQNSVAPMVQDAKLVAININDSNAVSRWRESNRALLSNVGQVRKAIIIQPDLIPPPEVSQLHLNDEKQLPSRQYNYFIDKEVVPPRPPLPGGDIPPPRPPPPETDDEDEMFMHAPQPNQPIMMAAHGLHQEVRQWSSKDNEIIAAAKKMAILMGRLSGLVRGEGGNKRDLIACAKAIAEASQEVTRLAKELARECTDKRIRTNLLQVCERIPTIGTQLKILSTVKATMLGAQETLPTWEELMLYGTEEDQEATDMLVGNAQNLMQSVKETVRAAECASIKIRTASGMKLRWVRRQPWYQY, from the exons ATGTTTTCGCgt GCAGCTAAGATGCCGGTATTTCATACAAAAACCATAGAAAGTATCCTCGAGCCTGTTGCACAGCag GTTTCGAGACTTGTCATCTTACATGAAGAAGCTGAAGATGGAAATGCAATGCCTGATTTGGGAAGGCCTGTGCAAGCAGTTAGTATGGCAGTGGCAAATCTTGTTAAG GTAGGaaaagaaacaattaattCTTCTGATGATGCTTTGCTTAAACAAGATATGCCTGCTGCTTTACAACGAGTTGAAGGAGCTTCACGTCTCTTGGAAGAGGCATCGGCTATGTTAAAACAAGACCCATATTCTGGACCAGCTAG GAAAAAGTTAATAGAAGGTTCACGTGGGATCCTTCAAGGAACTAGTTCCTTACTTTTGTGCTTTGATGAAAGTGAAGTACGTAAAATTATTAGGGAATGCAAAAGAGTATTAGATTATTTGGCAGTAACAGAAGTTATTGAAACAATGGAAGATTTGGttcattttcttaaaaatttaagTCCTTGTCTCAGCAAAGTATCGAAAGAAGTGAGTGCTCGTGAAAAAGAACTAACTCATCAAGTACATAGAGAAATTCTGGTACGCTGCTTAGAGCAA gTAAAAACACTTGCACCAATTCTCATCTGctctatgaaaatatttattcacatTATTTCTCAAGGAAGTAAAGGAGCAGAAGAAGCAGCTGAAAATCGTAACTATTTAGCTGGCAGAATGTCAGatgaattaaatgaaattattaggGTATTGCAACTTACTACATATGATGAAGAAGAATGGGATGCTGATCAGTTAACA GTATTAAAGAAAGCACAAAGTGCTATAGAATCTAGGATAAGAGCTGCTTATGATTGGTTAGATGACGGACTTGCTTTGCGAGGTGGAGTAGGGGAAAAGAGTCTTCGTCAAATAGTTGAACAAGCACAACGATTGGCAGAAAGATATCTCCCGCCTTCACAGGCAGAACCATTGCAAAAATTAACTTCACAAATTGTTACTATGACCAATGCACTTTGTGAATTAAGACAGAATGAAAAAG gAACTACACCGCAAGCGGAAGCTTTAGCGCGTggtataaaagaaaaaacaaacgaACTTCGCAATGCTATTGCCTCTGCTATAGAAGCTGCTGATAAATCTGGTACCACGCAAACTGCTCACACAGTTGCAGGTCGTCTAGAACAAGCGAATAAATGGCTTCTTAATCCACAACATGATGATAAAGGACTTGGTCAGAGAGCTATAGCTTTAATTATACACGAAGGAAAAAAg AATCAGCAACACGTAGCAAGC GTTGCCGAAGGTCTACCAGGAATACATAAAGCAGAAATTCTACAACTTTGCGATGAAGTTGACAATCTCTCTCATCAACTTGGAGATTTATGCGCTCATGGTCAAGGGAACACACCTCGTGCCCAAGAAATCGCTCGTCAATTGTCGCATAAGCTGTATGAACTGAAAAATAGAATACAACAAGCCGTTGTGTCGAGAGTAGTCGAAGATTTCATCGATATAACGACGCCTTTAAAACAATTTACGGACGCTGTATTAGCTCCGGAAGGCACTTTAGGTCGCGATCAAAATTTCAATGATAAAACCCATGCTCTTCAAACATTTTCCAATAGGGCAGCAAAAACAGCCAGAATGGTGGCTGCTGGTG GTAGTGGAGGTAACAAAAAATTGGCAGAAGCGTTAACTGCAAGTGCTTCGCAAGTTGAATCTTTAACACCACAATTAATTAATGCTGGACGAATTCGAATGACTTATCCAGACAGTAAAGCTGCGGAtgaacattttgaaaatttgcgACAGCAATATGCAGAAACAATGCAGAGAGCACGTGCATTATGCGATGAAGCAACTGATAGTGGGGATTTCATTAGAACTTCTGAAGAACAAATGCAAAAGCATTCGTTCCTATGTGAGGAAGCTATAGCAAAAAGTCATCCACAAAAAATGGTTGACAATACAGCTGCCATTGCTAGATTGGCTAACAGAGTAATACTTGTGGCAAAACAAGAAAGTGATAATAGCGAGGATCCTGCGTTCATTCAAAGAGTGAATCAAGCTACAGACATTCTCCAAAATA GTGTTGCTCCGATGGTCCAAGATGCAAAGTTAGTTGCGATTAATATTAACGATAGTAATGCAGTTTCTCGTTGGAGAGAAAGTAACCGCGCA CTTTTGTCTAATGTTGGACAAGTCCGTAAAGCTATCATAATTCAACCAGATCTAATACCCCCACCAGAGGTATCGCAATTACATCTTAATGATG AAAAACAATTGCCAAGCCGTCAATATAATTACTTCATAGACAAAG AAGTCGTCCCACCGCGTCCACCTCTGCCTGGTGGAGATATTCCGCCTCCACGACCTCCACCACCGGAAACGGATGATGAGGATGAAATGTTTATGCACGCACCGCAGCCTAATCAGCCTATAATG ATGGCTGCTCATGGCTTACACCAAGAAGTACGACAATGGTCAAGCAAAGACAATGAAATTATTGCTGCTGCGAAGAAAATGGCTATTTTAATGGGTCGATTATCAGGTTTAGTTAGAGGAGAAGGTGGTAATAAACGGGATCTGATCGCATGTGCTAAGGCCATTGCAGAAGCTTCTCAGGAAGTAACTCGTTTAGCTAAGGAATTAGCTAGAGAATGTACCGACAAACGTATTCGTact AATCTCCTTCAAGTTTGTGAACGAATACCTACTATAGGTacacaattaaaaatattatctaCAGTGAAAGCTACAATGCTAGGTGCACAAG AGACGCTCCCCACCTGGGAAGAGTTGATGCTTTATG GTACAGAAGAAGATCAGGAAGCAACAGACATGTTAGTTGGAAATGCTCAAAATCTTATGCAAAGCGTAAAAGAAACTGTTCGTGCTGCAGAATGTGCCAGTATAAAGATTCGTACCGCATCTGGTATGAAATTACGCTGGGTGCGACGACAGCCTTGGTATCAGTactaa